The Microtus pennsylvanicus isolate mMicPen1 chromosome 5, mMicPen1.hap1, whole genome shotgun sequence DNA segment GGCCCAGGTCACACTGGGCAGAGGCTAGTGTTCCTGAGCCTTGAGGAGACAGCTTGAAATAGACAGGGGGTGTCGCATTTCTGAGCAGCTCtgtgggggaagcaggaggggcAGGGAACCGACAGTATAAAGAGAAAgccacctccctgcctctctgttgCAGGAGACCAGGCCCGCTTTGCCCGCCATGGAGAAGGCTAGGTAAGGGACACCTCACTTCCCGCAGAGTGATAGAAAAGTTAGGAGGGATTGGTGAAGTTTTAGGGACCTTTGGATGGAATGGTTGAGGACACCTAGGAAGGTTTGGGATTTTAAGAAGTGACTTGGGGCCATAGTCCCAAAAGGAACTGCTGAGTGagaaagagggaaactgaggactGTGGGACACAGGGTGAAGGGAAGTGCAGCTTCCTCAACTGTGAAAAGGGATTTCTAAGCCGAATTCTGCTCTCTCATACCAGAGACTAAGTTAGAGGGTAACCTGGGCTACCAAacaagatcttgtttcaaaaaaaaatataaaaaacggGGAGAGGGAATTCCCAGTGTACCAGAACAATCCCTGCAGTCCCTGCTGTGCTCCCCTGGTTCCCCACACTGATCACCAAGGGCAGCAATCTACTTCCTCTGAGGTGCTCTGTCTTGTTAGCAGTGCTCAGAAAGACCCTTGGACTTGTCTACCAGAGACTTGGAGGTCTTCCATCACAGACAGTATAGAAAAAAGATAGAGCCAACTGTAGACATGAGGGTGTGGCGGGCACAGGCAAGCGCTGGCGACTGCACGGGAGCCAGCACTGACAGACAGGGTGCTGGTGTCCTTACAAGGGAAGAGGCAGACTTCCACTGATCATCCAGGATGGCTGACTGGGGTCATGGAGGGCACAGTAGCTGAAGCTGTGGGACCCGAGGCTGCGGTGAAGCTGCTATGTAACCTCTGAGCGTGGAGGGCAGACACATGTGCCTTCACTGCGACAGAACCTGCCCCAAAGGGGAAGACTGACTCCAGTCTTTCCCAGTCAGCCCAGCCACCCGGCTGGCATCCGCAGGTCCACATGAGGCTCTGATGTTTATGTAGATTTTCCCTCCTTAACAAGACAAGCAGTCTGGTGACTGCCTGGTTTTGGGATGAGCCTTCAGGATATGGAAGGGGCTATTGCTAGTGCCTGCACAGGGCAGGGGTTGTGGGGGAGGGATAGGCTCAGGAGAGGACTACCCAGGGCATTCTGGGAGCTTTCTGAAAGAGGGGAGCCCTGAGCTAACCCTGGAAGAGTGGGTGGTCAGAGCATAGCTGAGGGCAGGGGAGACAGTTGTGTCTCCCTGGAACTTTGTTCCTCCTAGGTTCCTGGACTATAGAAGCAGAGAAGGGACTAGAAAGTTCTCAGGGGCAAGGTCACTGAGCAGATCAAAAACCAGAATAAGGTTGGACTGTCCTGAAGGCATAGAGGgatgttttccttcattttgctgctttgttttgaggcagggtcttgggTATTCCAATGTGGGccggaactcactgtgtagccttcaGCTCCTGACCCTCCCTCCTGAGAACCTGGATTTCAGGCATGGGCTATTGTGCTTGGCTTCTCGGAGGCACTGGGAACCGTATGATGCTGAGTTCGCtcggctttttttcccccccctTTGGTTTAAAAGaatgactgggcagtggtggcagaaaGAGGTGAATCTGTGaatctggggccagcctggtctaaagagtgagttctaggacagcacaaaacaaccacaaagaaAAGGATATGTTATGAGCTTTTCTCTCATAATCCTTTTTCTCGCTACTTTGAGATATTTCTTCCAGTCAGTTTTGACACCGaagtttttttagttttttttttttttttggtttttcgagacagggtttctctgtggttttggagcctgtcctggaactagctcttgtagaccaggctggtctcgaactcacagagatccgcctgcctctgcctcccgagtgctgggattaaaagcgtgcgccaccaccgcccggccagtattttattttttaattatgcatatatttgtgtgtctgtatgtaggtATGTGCTCCTGAGAGCTGATACCCACCAAGTCCGGAAGCATCAGATCCTCCTACAGCCAGAGTTCATGAGCCaccctggtgtgggtgctggaaactgaactgatgccctctgcaagagcagtctgtCCTTTTCCGTGCTCAGCCCTCTCCCCACTCCCGTACAGGGCTTCCAGCAGGCAGAGGTGGTAGGCAGGCCTGGGCTTTGCTGTCCCTGCTCCGTGCTGAGTGCACTGGTAAAGTGACAGGGGACAGCCAAAAGCAAGCAGAGCAGGGATGTGGGCCCCGACAAAGATGGTAGGCAACTGCAGCCATGTATGGATACCCACGTGACCATCCGGAGAGGCTGGGTGCTAATGGTGATAGGGTACTGCATGAGTGTCTTCTGCTGGCATGCGCACTGGATGGATACCCACGTGATCAGCCAGAGGGGCTGGGTGCTAATGGTGATAGGTTACCGCATGAGTGTCTTCTGCTGGCATGCGCACAGGAGCTACCCAAAGCTGGATTAAGCCTAAGGGATGATATCAAAGGGTTCCAGGGTTCACACTGAGCCCGAGGGCTGGAAGCAAAGAACCTCATGAAACCTCAGAGCCTGGCTCTTTCTAAACCAAGGTTCACTTCCCAGCTTCTCTTAGTTTCTCCAACACATCCTCCCTGGGAGCTCATTTCTCCCCGACTTCAACATCAATGATACAAATTACTCTTCTgggggtttgttttatttttgtttttgagccaggcggtggtggtgcatgcctttaatcccagcactcaggaggcagaggcaggaggatctccgtgagtttgaggccagcctggtctacaagagctagttccagaacaggcaccaaaaactagagagaaaccctgtctcaaaaattcaaaaaatagccgggcggtggtggcgcaggtctttaatcccagcactcgggaggtagaggcacacctgtttctgtctcccaactgTGCCAGGCACTGTAGGGCAGATGACAATAAAGTACAAAAGAAAGCTCTCAGGTGgccacacagcagacacacattTCCAGACCACTCAAATGAAAGTTAAAAAGCCGGTAGGCCAGGCATGGGGGTATGCCTGTAATCTAAACTCTCAGAAGGTGAAGGCCTTCTCAGTTActcagcaagtttgaggccagtctaggttataggagaccctgtctcaaaaagcaaaaccaacaacCAACAGATGCAATCCAGAACAAAGCAGTCTAGCAAAGCAATCATTGATAGCACTGACGAAGACGCATCCCTTAAGTGGTGGGAGGGCAAACTGGTTCCTTTCTGAATCATAGTTTGGCAAGGcctattaatataaaatatattccacctctgtgtggtggtgcacacctgtaatcccagcactcaggaagtggaagctggcagatcacttggaactggacttacacAGTGTAACGACAAGCTCACAGCAGCCAGCCAGATCACGcctcaaagcaaaccaaacattTGGGAAAAAGTCCATGTGCTCTTTCAGTGGTTTAACTATCCCATCAAACACTCCATATGGCCATTGTAATGAGCAAGGTAGCTAGCAGGGCGCTCACTTGGCAGGAAGCCTCTGAGGTACAGTTCCTCAGAGCGATATATTTATAGGATGTGTTATatgtaagtatttttttctttgaaaaaaaaaagacaagaaatccaAGACATTCACCtaaaatgttgtgtgtgtgtcctatatGCGTATTTAACATGTGTATTAACATGTTACTcaggctcagtgggagagtgctTGTCAAGCTCACACCAGGCTCTGGACTTGACCTCTAGTATTGCAAAGAAACAGCTAATTATACTGTTCAAATATTtcctgagccaggcggtggtggcgcacgcctttaatcccagcactcaggaggcagaggcaggcagatccctgggagtttgaggccagcctggtctacaagagctagttccgggacagacaccaaagctacagagaaaccctgtctcaaaaaaacaaaaacaaaaaatatatttcctgAGAAAGGCACTGAGAGACACATGATTGCAGGCCTCTCCCTCCCGTGAGCAGGAATGTGTGAGCTGGACTGggtgagcagagagagggaggaaggggacttTATGATCCAGACACTGCCCTTCCTACGCCAGCGTTACTCTGTAAGAAAACACATCTGTCTTACTCTGCAGTAAGATAAGAGGGAGTCCTTGTCCACTATGCCTGCATtgaggaagtggaagcaggagggtcaAAGGTTGAAGGGCATCCGGCTCAGTGACCAGTTCCAGGTCAGCACAGGTATATGAAACCCTGTTTAACGCAAACaaacatagacagacagaaaagggACAACAGACCTTGCAGCTGCAGCGTTTGCTGTTCCTTCTGAGAGCCACTGTGGGTCGGTGTGACCACCTCTGGGGGTGCCAGAGCTGTATCACTCCTCCACCCATTTGTCCAAAAGACATCCTGGGTCTGGTAATGCTCAGTTAACACGCCACTTTTCCAGATGAGGAAAAAGAGACAGCAGCTTGCCCAGGTCACCTCCAACATGAAGATTCCAGCCATGATGTCTCTCTTCCTGGTGTCTGTGGGCCTCTGGGATGGACTTCAGGTATGTGCACCCTCCACGGAGCTGCTGGCCTATCTAACCCTGGGAAGAACAGAGGGGAGAATGCCCAATGCTCCCGGGAAAGCCGGCTGTCCTCCTAGAAGACTCCTGAAAACCTAGTCTTGGAGAGCTCGCAGCTGGTTGTCCccagtctccttcctctctgggggTTCTTTCTGGTTTTCTCAGTAGACAGGCCCTCAGAGCAGGGCAAAGCAGGATGACAGAGTTCCCATTTTCCTAGGGACCACCCTCTCAGTCCTTGGTGCTCTCCTACCCTCAGGTTCAAAGTCACTCCATGACACAACTAGACATCTTTTCTCAAGAAACACCCCTGGACATGGCCCCAGCGTCCTTTGATGACCAGTATGTTGGCTGTGCAGCAGATATGATAGCGGCTCTGGCTGACCTCAACCACTCAGAGTTCCAGACCAACAAAGTGTACGCGAATGGTTGGGCTCTGGCCAACACCCAGTGGCAGGAGCGCAGGGCCTGGGAGTCAGCTTGGGACCTCAGCCCAACCATTTTTCCTCCACCACCCCCGGGCTTCAGGGATGAGCACGGGGTGGCGCTCCTGGCCTACACTGCCAACAGCCCCCTGCACAAGGAGTTTAACGCGGCTGTGCGCGAGGCCGGCCGCTCCCGGGCCCACTACCTCCACCACTTCTCCTTCAAGACCCTCCACTTCCTGCTCACCGAGGCCCTGCAGCTGCTCGGGAGCCAGCGATCTCGCGGGTGCCGGCAAGTGTACAGGGGGGTGCATGGCCTGCACTTCCGGCCAGCCGGGCCCGGCGCCACCGTCAGGCTGGGGGGCTTTGCTTCTGCGTCCCTCAAGAACGTTGCCGCCCAGCAATTTGGCGAGGACACCTTCTTTGGTATCTGGACCTGCCTCGGGGCCCCGATTGGGGGTTACTCCTTTTTCCCTGGCGAGGAGGAGGTGCTGATCCCCCCTTTTGAGACTTTCCAGGTGATCAATTCCAGCCGACCTGCCCAAGGCCCCGCACGCATCTATCTTCGCGCTCTGGGCAAACGCAGCACCTACAACTGCGAATACATCAAAGGTGAGGAGACCGCAAGGCCAGTCCTAAAAACGACAGGCTTCCCACATCTGCCAGGAGCTTTGGCAAATCCAAGCCCCAACTCCCACCCCAGTCAAGGAGTTCATACGTAAATGATAAAAGGCTCAAgcacctggtggctcacaccagtGATCCCAATGCTCAGCAGGCTGACTCCTAGGCAGCCAAGGGGAACACAGACAAGGGGAACACAGGCACGAGGAGGCCTGGGCCTTTGAAGAGACAGACAGGTTGTTGTCCCAGCTGGAAGCTGGAAAAGAATTAATAATCTAGTCACAGTATTGGCACCAAGGCATTTGTAGGCAGAACTAAGTAAAAGGGAAacatggagatggctcagccgctACAGGAGTTTTGTCCTGAAAGCCTGACTTCTTCAGTTCATTCCCCAGAACCCGTATCTGAAGATTGAAGGGGAGAACTGGCGCCAAGGGCCGTCTCCGACTTTCACATACCTGGGAAgcacccctcctccatctctcacacaccaatataaatgaaatttaaggggaaaaaatgagtAAAAGTCACAGCCTCAGTTTTTAAGAGGCGCAGTTTTACCAGATCGGGCAGGGTGGGAAACCAGCAGCCAGAGGATATGGCGCCGCCCTGTGGTCAGGAGCACATCAgctgttcctcctccttcccGGGCCATTGTTACACCAGAGGAGGAACAAGGAGACCTGTCCTGAACCCCTGCGGCTTTCTGGACTACTGCCCCTGGCTAAGTGAGACCTCGCTTTCCTAGTTCAGAGGTAGACAGTTGGCCTGCACCATGGCAGAAACGGGAGGAGGCCCAGTGCGGCTCAGTTCCTACTTTAAACAGCATCGTGAGCCATGAGGAAGGCAGTGCCTCTCTGTCTGGGACAGGGTGAAGGAAAGTGTGTGGTGAGGAGGCAGTCAGAGGCCAGGGAGCAGGAGTGGGTCAGAAAGACACCCTGACTTACATGGCTGCCTCCCTTCTGTCCTCAGAGAGTGCTATCTAGAGAGGCCTCCCTAAGGGAGCGGTTACAGAGAATCAAGGTTGGTCATCAGAACTCTGGGGTCCTTTCCGATCAGAGAGCTGCTGAAGCATTGAttctccatcctttctttcaGAAAAGAAGTGCAGATCTGGGCCCTGCCGGTTGGATAGCTCAGGTAAGAGATGCAGTTGTCTGAGCAGGCTGTCCCAGGGCTGGACCCTCACTAGACTTTCCTCTGACAAACCCGCCTTGTTACCTAAGAGAGGAGTCACTCGCCCTCACAGAGGGTGTGCACACGTGCATCTGTGCTCTCAGGGGAGGGCCACGGTCAGGCCCCAGGTCAGGAGAGGCGGTTCCCTGCTGCGTTCTCCTGTTACTGTCCTCAGAGCTCCTTCAGACTGGCTTTCCAAGGTCAAAGCCAACTATTGAAAGCTGTGTGCTGTACTCTAGTTTGGGCTCTGACTTAGCTGTTCtttccctgtgcctcagtttcctagttTGTAATAAGCAAGAAGGATCAAAAGATACCTGTATCTCTTTCAGCTGTGAGTCTTCTCTTGTTGTGCAAGGGTATACTTGGACCACTGCTTTTTTAGATGGGAATAGGCCACTTCCAAAGAAGTACTAACTGCCCCCCATTTTCCCCccatctccctccatccttcctacTCCATCCCCAATCCCTCCCTTTAGGGTCTGCAACCCATGGCAGGGAAGTTCCTTAGCCTCTTCCTTCCACTTGTCCTGACGTCACAGTACCAGGAGTGCCAGGCTCTTGCTGCCACGCGTCCTCAGCACAGTTCAGTGGCATTGGTACACTTTACTATTAGTTATTTTTCAGagtgggtttctctgtgctgccctggcttgtctggaactgactttgtagaccaggctcgcctggaactctcagagatccacctgcctctgcctccttggtactgggactaaaggcgtgtgccaccttgTCACTTCTACAGAGGGCAAAAGGTAGCAATCAGTCCTTCGCCACACAGCTAGTGAGGAGTCATGTCTGTAGCCTGGCTGCAGAGCTGTGAACTGCTCCCCATGACGGTCCCTAGCCTCTGCCACATAGCCGTCTACCCTCATGTCATAAAGTGAGGCCAGAGACACTTGACCAGAAGCTGGGTCTCCAATTTCAAACCAGACcttgtttagtttttgagacaggggaatttgctttgtagcccaggttgtcctagaactcatgtgCCTCAAATGGGCTCAGCCTCCTAAGTCCTTAGCTCttgctttagcctcctgagtgctagaatgcAGGCCAAGCAGACCACTGTGTCTCTCGTGGGCCTCTGCACTCAGATGGTCATCATCCGAGGCACTGGGGAAGTTTAGACATTTTGTCTCCATATTTCTACCCATTGCTACTCTGATGAGGGCGTGGATGGGGAGTCAGATTCAATACTGATGAGAGCCCACAAGTGTTATACAGTAAATATACAGCTGACAGATCTGCTGAACTAATCCACGGGAGTATACGCTCCATACGGAGAACCTGACTCACAAAGCTTTGGGAACACTGTCGATTCTGCAGAAATCTTCTGAAATTGTGATGTTTCTCCCTTCTATTATGGGATTCACCCCAGAATATCTCAGCACTGTATAAatcactcttttttgtttttgttttaaatttatttattatgtatacagtgttctgtctgcatgtatgtctgcaggctagaagagggcaccagctctcattacagatggttatgagccaccatgtggttgctggggattgaactcaggacctctggaagagcaggcagtgctcttaatcactgagccatcccataAATCACTCTTTAAACCTGACTTTTCGTGTACTGGGAACTGTATGCCTTTTCCCACACTATGGGGCCCTGGGGTGAGAGCCTTCACTCTCTCAAACCTTTGTTCAAATAGTAAAGTCTACATAAAGCTAGACCCCACAATTGTCCTTGCCAAGAAAGGAGCCCTGAGCAGGAGGCACTGAGCAGAGAGACAGCAGGTCTGCTCTTAGTCATAAACAGGTCTGGGTGGCCCTGGATTCTCTggcagcagactcaggaaggtgtaatCTACCGGCCTTTTGCTCTAACCTAACAAGTTATTAATATTCTGTATCTACCCTTCACCTTGGTTTCAATTAACATAAGATCATAGCTCAGGAAATTAATTGTTTATTATTCTAACCCTAGAGACACAGGAAAAAGGCTTGAGTTGCTGGATCAGcctcagagaaagaaattaattctCACCTGGGCGATGGCAAGCACTCTGCTGGAGCTGGAAGCCGAATTTCCAAAGAAATTCTCTTTAACTCAGCGAGCTAGACCTGAAGCAAATCAAGCACTTTTTGCTTTTGTCCCAGGCTCACAGGTTACTATGGTTACCAGACCTGTGTTCCCAGACACCAGGGTAGGAAGCAAAAGTGTTCCGAAGGTGCAACAGCACTGTTACATTTTCTACAATTATTGCTCACAAACTTCTAGCTTAACTATTTACATTTAAGAAATATAgttggggccgggcggtggtggcacacgcctttaatcccagcactcgggaggcagaggcaggcagatctctgtgagtctgaggccaacctggtctacagagcgagctccaggctctaaagctacagagaaaccctgtctcaaaaaacaaagacaaacaaaagaaatatagtCAGTGCATGAAAACttctttttagaattttctattgatttttcaagacaaggtttctctgtagctttggagcctgtcctgtaactagcttttgtagaccaggctggcctagaactcacagggatccacctgcctctacctcccgagtgctgggattaaaggtttgtgccactacCATCCGgctttgtattgatttttttttttttttggtttttcgagacagggtttctctgtagctttggagcctatcctggaactccctttgtagaccaggctggcctcgaactcacagagatccgcctgcctcagcctcccgagtgctgggattaaaggcgtgtgccaccatcgcccggcttttgtattgattctttttttaaaaaaaagatttatttattatgcatacaatgttctgttaacatatatacaccagaagaggcaccagatctcattatagatggttgtgagccaccatgtggttgctaggaattgaactcaggacctctggaagagcagctagtgctcttaacctctgagccatctctccagccccttgtattGATTCTTGATCAATCCTCCCAGCATCAGCTGGAGAGCTTTGCAGCCACGCCCCCTGAGACCCAAGGCATCTCCTTGCCAGGTCCACCTGGTTGTTGTGATGCGGTGAAATGCGTGCTTGTTAACTGTCTGTATATAAACTGGAAAGCATGTGGGATGGGCAGAACAGCGAGCAACGGTGGGAAGCATCAGGAGAGCGCTGAAGAGAGCGCGGAAGAATGAAGATAACAAGACTTGGGGGAGCTCATTTATTTACCCTCAGATAGCTTTAGCTAGTTTCCACCAGCTACAGCAATCCTTCTGAACCCTGAGGGGTTCCAACATGAACCTTGATGCAACATCACTAGATCTCTCTCAGATCTCTGTCTCGAGGCTCATCCTCAGTGACAGCAGGTGGCAGGGGCTAGAGCCAGCTGTGGCCCTCACTGGTCTCTCACCCCTGCCTCTGGCTGCTTTCCAGCTCGCTCTGCCAGACTCTCTgcctctcatcagccctcacACTGCTCCTaacctctcttctcctcccttagCTCCAGgctccgtctctgcctcctgttctctcctgctgctgctcttgtTCCTTGTGCTGAGGGACCATCCATAGAACCCAGGTCTCCTGTGACCTACCAGATGTTGACCGGCCCTGCCTGTGCACTTTACCTGTATCAGGATCATGGTGAATCAGTCTCTGCAGGGAAGCCTGGGCCTTCTATGGCAATGACCTTCCAGATGCGTTGGCggtggagacacagagaggattTGGAGACTGAACCTTGCTCAGGCTGTAGGAGCAGGACTAACTGAGGTCAGAAGACTCTAGGGTAGGATAGGCAGAGACTCATTTGGAACCTGAAGACATCAACTCCTTGTTGGTGATGATGGGGGAGAATACCTGATCATGGGCCATGCAGGGGTCACTTAAATGTCCCTCAGGTCTACCTGGAAAGTTCTTGTTCACcctcctgccacctggctaggtTAGAGTACCTGCCTTTCTATTCTATTTTTGCTGGCCCCTGAGTATTCCCAGGTCAGGCTATGagctaccttttcttttctttttttcttttttcttttttttgagacagggtttctctgtggctttggagcctgtcctggaactagctcttgtagaccaggctggtctcgaactcacagatatctgcctgcctctgccccacgagtgctgggattaaaagtgtgagccaccacccggCCTCAGGCTGTGAGTTTCTTATGGGTAAGGTCTGggaagaagacacaaagaaagtgCCAGAAGCTGTGTGACAGTAAGAAAGCAACCAATCCTGTGAGTGGGGACACCTGCACTCCATCTACCTGGGCTACCAATGAGCTCTCTAAACGTCACTGTGTGAGAACAGGTGGCTGTGGCTAACTATAAGGAGGGACAGAAGGGGAAATGACAGAAAGGTTTAGGCTCTTTCTCAGGGTCCTGTGAAATcctaatcactttttttttttttgctactgttgtTCCCAGAAAAGTAATTTCTTggctagcaagatggttcagcaagtaaGGGTGCTTGTTACTAAAGCTGACAACTTGAGTCTGAACCCtggcagagggagagaaccaactaccCACATTGTTCTCTCACCTCTACAAATGTACCCTGGTGCAAgagcacgcacgcgcgcgcacacacacacacacaaatatgatttttaaaaaagatgtattttttgcATTGATCTGTGTGTCCTAAGATTCCTACCTATAAAGACAAACCTGGATCCCCAACTTCTGGATGTGGCCCCAAGGAGAAGACGAGACATGGAGGAGGTGCTGGGCACACTCTCATTTATTATCGATTGAAGCTCTGAAATAAAAGTTTATATTGCCTTCTGTTCCGGACACTAGACCATGAATTTCTATCCCCTAGAGCCTTCGCAGAGATGAGCAGGATGAGCATCTGCAGCTGCTAAGGatgacatgcacatgtgtgcctttGTCCCTTAGCAAGTAGTCTACACTCTAGCTGGGAGTGGTAGCACCTGCCAGCAAGTGCctttggagaggcagaggcagtgggtctatgtgaatccaaggccagcctgggctacatagcaagcttcAGGCCAGCAGGAGGTACCTAGTAgtactctgtctcaacaaaataaaaacccaaatttGCCCTGCTAACAGCTATAATTCCAAGTGTAGACATGGGTGGTTATTTATTTCTTAGACAAAGTTTTCTGAAGCTCAGGTTGCCCTTGAATTTatggaaatcctcctgtctcagcctctatgtgctgggattacaggggtacACCATCTTGCTCAGCTCACATTGAATCCTATTTCCA contains these protein-coding regions:
- the Art1 gene encoding GPI-linked NAD(P)(+)--arginine ADP-ribosyltransferase 1; translated protein: MRKKRQQLAQVTSNMKIPAMMSLFLVSVGLWDGLQVQSHSMTQLDIFSQETPLDMAPASFDDQYVGCAADMIAALADLNHSEFQTNKVYANGWALANTQWQERRAWESAWDLSPTIFPPPPPGFRDEHGVALLAYTANSPLHKEFNAAVREAGRSRAHYLHHFSFKTLHFLLTEALQLLGSQRSRGCRQVYRGVHGLHFRPAGPGATVRLGGFASASLKNVAAQQFGEDTFFGIWTCLGAPIGGYSFFPGEEEVLIPPFETFQVINSSRPAQGPARIYLRALGKRSTYNCEYIKEKKCRSGPCRLDSSAPGSVSASCSLLLLLLFLVLRDHP